In Pleurodeles waltl isolate 20211129_DDA chromosome 5, aPleWal1.hap1.20221129, whole genome shotgun sequence, one genomic interval encodes:
- the LOC138295715 gene encoding up-regulator of cell proliferation-like — protein sequence MERYGDHKLSRSDVLEICPQNLNPFHLQALEDIPWHVLRKIMALDATARNTTLKPNVCDCEQGSTEQDSYEGDLFSDDDDTAKSINPLDVFCILLHCSDPFLQQDIMLKCSMCQFALPLLWEPPDKNRCTLMLWPMRDIVKRWRPQTMIGDSGYKEESLVLTKMPTFTFARIGRLTSSKSKTLNDILSPLQQHHDFFMHRDMESGTIPRIISEGLVEISWYLPSGRENVDIFPEPIAILNLRGDIINHWTQFCFLSQASSAVFVFTENISEPEYELLSSCGGFQTKYFFIFPSLGANPKHTKAFCNKLMPVLGLSKSQILLKNNRINDSEFVKRLQSAMKSIVDNDCKMMSLEDLAAIARELAIHVDEDCKECMAGKKYAREIIESIQDVAEYKKNNMLLQTKYWRQITEVEKECCNLKHIGNTPVEHYKSHLKDQLFSLRLLQRKSGLSDGVKTFMERLGQSSVVEKHYFFKWMTFYLDILSRNNLLKLNAEYKKLNMIKPPKDLADLDKKIAESSLGIEHFMRELGQIYEAHHSISKILHLDKLYSGLPGIGADLLLQGFPLELIDGNVSNIPLHWVTDVLKALSIKLGEKCRMIVLSVLGVQSTGKSTLLNTMFGLQFAVSSGRCTRGAFMLLLKVKENFRQSFGCDCVLVIDTEGLKAPELTLQEDSYRHDNELATLVIGLSNITIINLAMEHATEMKDILEIAVHAFLRMEEIGQKTSCQFVHQNVSDISANQKNMRDRKLFLEQLNEMTKAAVKMERQSGDINFCDIMVYDPDKNNWYIPGLWHGMPPMAPVNLGYSENIYQFKTYLLKSIHQQSHSQTIADIPTFGRWVKNMWNGVKHEHFIFSFRNILVAEAYNQLSVKYSDWEWAFRKELYLWVSKAVTSIQNQPHIELCAIHVLEEELETTLNREEKKILNHVRAHYEDGGTNIHLIEKYREDFTKSVQCLKNEVKRNTINRLQDTFKIQKDTKEINSIQARYREKVEQKVSSLLEECRKKNVKLQDEDLEGVFEVMWTNTMSNLHFSNMKRREIHHEMFQHLRLDLSNRSSAVNARLQQFDNLITQPAGFFKVNKKHFSQDQFQQRHFDELGHLARSLTRKCIIYIKEKARSRCDYDETYSKELLHMVNDRLKMEDVESLHMTPCFEVELRLHILGKAAHDFQAMHERFIMENDPYTRLQNLKPQYLSTFKNIYLQKDEHQAWAEHFCQVCLKPAVDEHINTMLGLEVVEDVLHSEGSFSYSNRTFFQYTLLKELLEKRDFESYLEYINNYEEFTKKWIESHVSDQFQKSQRMRILEERILRAIITEVHASLTEAMEAATDTIPAFLETTCERLEKHLVISKDTLKVALFKNEGDVALFCDDVRTFLPVIEKQILDEWNHRSVETKFKNLTIKPQEELFRKVFGCGKQCPFCMVPCEAGGQDHKEHFASIHRPQGLCHYKYSSTRKLVYAICSSLVISKDVFQNKDTGEQYHPYKDYHKYYPDWRIQPDPSTEASDYWKFIFKEFYEHFVKEYDANPGDLPKGWAELTKTQALASLQEVFNMKQ from the coding sequence AATCATGGCCCTCGATGCTACTGCAAGGAATACAACGCTCAAACccaatgtgtgtgattgtgagcagGGATCTACAGAGCAAGACAGCTATGAAGGAGACTTGTTCTCTGATGACGACGACACTGCAAAGTCCATAAATCCACTCGATGTTTTCTGCATCCTGCTTCATTGCTCAGATCCTTTCCTACAGCAAGACATCATGCTAAAATGCTCTATGTGCCAGTTCGCTCTTCCCCTGCTGTGGGAACCTCCTGATAAGAACAGGTGCACATTAATGCTGTGGCCCATGAGAGACATTGTGAAGCGGTGGAGACCACAAACAATGATAGGTGACAGTGGATATAAAGAAGAGAGCCTGGTCCtaacaaaaatgccaactttcacctTTGCACGAATCGGGAGACTGACCTCTTCCAAGTCCAAAACCCTGAATGACATTCTGAGCCCCCTTCAGCAGCACCATGATTTCTTTATGCACAGGGATATGGAATCAGGTACTATTCCCCGGATAATCTCTGAAGGTTTAGTTGAGATTTCCTGGTATCTCCCTAGTGGGagggaaaatgttgatatttttccaGAGCCTATTGCCATATTAAATCTACGTGGCGATATAATCAATCACTGGACACAGTTTTGTTTTTTATCACAGGCATCATCGGCTGTGTTTGTCTTTACGGAGAATATCAGTGAGCCTGAATATGAATTACTGTCATCCTGCGGGGGTTTCCAaacaaaatatttctttatttttcctagtTTAGGTGCCAATCCCAAACATACAAAAGCATTCTGTAATAAATTAATGCCAGTCCTAGGTCTAAGTAAATCTCAGATTTTGCTGAAAAACAACAGGATTAATGACTCAGAATTCGTAAAAAGATTGCAATCTGCTATGAAATCAATAGTAGATAATGACTGCAAAATGATGAGTCTTGAAGACCTGGCAGCCATCGCACGTGAACTAGCAATCCACGTGGATGAAGACTGCAAAGAATGTATGGCAGGAAAGAAATACGCCAGAGAAATCATAGAAAGTATACAAGATGTGGCAGAATACAAGAAAAACAATATGCTGCTGCAGACGAAATACTGGAGACAGATCACAGAAGTGGAAAAGGAATGTTGCAATTTAAAACATATTGGAAACACGCCTGTGGAACACTACAAATCTCATCTAAAAGATCAACTGTTTAGTCTTCGATTATTGCAAAGAAAAAGTGGTCTTAGTGATGGAGTGAAGACATTCATGGAACGGTTGGGACAATCATCAGTAGTagaaaagcattatttttttaaatggatgaCGTTTTACCTAGATATCCTGTCTAGAAATAATCTCCTTAAGCTTAATGCCGAATATAAGAAATTGAATATGATTAAACCTCCTAAAGACCTTGCAGACTTGGACAAAAAAATCGCCGAAAGTTCCTTGGGTATTGAACATTTCATGCGTGAATTGGGGCAGATTTACGAGGCACACCACTCAATCTCCAAAATACTGCATTTGGATAAACTGTACAGTGGATTGCCTGGAATTGGTGCAGACCTCCTGCTCCAAGGATTCCCTTTAGAGCTTATTGATGGAAATGTCTCCAACATTCCTCTTCATTGGGTGACGGATGTTTTGAAAGCTCTCAGTATAAAACTGGGAGAAAAGTGCCGAATGATAGTGCTATCAGTGCTGGGAGTGCAGAGTACTGGAAAGTCTACCCTTCTGAACACTATGTTTGGGCTCCAGTTTGCTGTCAGCAGTGGAAGATGCACGCGGGGAGCTTTCATGTTACTTCTTAAAGTGAAGGAAAACTTCAGGCAGTCCTTTGGTTGTGACTGTGTCCTGGTTATTGACACCGAAGGTTTAAAAGCACCAGAGCTGACTTTGCAGGAGGATAGTTACAGACATGACAATGAGCTGGCCACACTAGTTATTGGCTTGAGTAACATCACTATAATCAACCTGGCCATGGAGCATGCCACTGAAATGAAGGACATTTTGGAAATTGCCGTTCATGCATTCCTTAGAATGGAAGAAATAGGTCAGAAGACCAGCTGTCAGTTTGTTCATCAAAATGTTAGTGACATATCTGCGAACCAAAAAAACATGAGAGACAGAAAACTCTTCTTGGAGCAGTTGAACGAAATGACAAAAGCAGCTGTGAAGATGGAGAGACAGAGCGGTGACATAAACTTCTGTGATATCATGGTCTACGATCCAGACAAGAACAATTGGTACATACCTGGCCTGTGGCACGGCATGCCCCCAATGGCGCCTGTCAATTTGGGATACAGTGAAAACATTTATCAGTTCAAGACGTACTTGCTTAAGTCAATTCATCAGCAGTCCCACAGCCAGACAATCGCTGACATTCCAACATTTGGGAGGTGGGTGAAAAATATGTGGAATGGTGTGAAGCATGAACATTTTATCTTCAGTTTCAGGAACATTCTTGTGGCTGAAGCCTACAACCAACTGTCCGTGAAATATTCAGACTGGGAATGGGCTTTCCGCAAAGAGCTATATCTCTGGGTGAGCAAGGCTGTAACTTCCATTCAGAACCAGCCCCACATTGAGCTTTGTGCCATTCATGTATTAGAAGAAGAGCTAGAAACCACCCTGAATCGTGAGGAAAAGAAGATTTTGAATCATGTGAGAGCACATTATGAAGATGGAGGAACTAATATTCATTTGATTGAAAAATACAGAGAAGACTTTACCAAAAGTGTACAGTGCCTTAAGAATGAAGTTAAAAGAAATACAATCAACAGGCTTCAAGACACTTTTAAAATTCAGAAGGACACAAAAGAGATTAACTCCATACAGGCCAGGTACAGAGAGAAAGTGGAACAGAAGGTATCCAGTCTTTTGGAAGAGTGCAGGAAGAAGAATGTGAAGCTGCAGGATGAGGATCTAGAAGGAGTATTTGAAGTAATGTGGACAAATACAATGTCAAACCTACACTTTAGTAATATGAAGAGACGTGAAATTCATCACGAAATGTTTCAACACTTGCGGCTGGACTTATCGAATCGGAGCAGCGCAGTCAATGCCAGATTACAACAGTTTGACAACTTAATCACGCAACCAGCAggcttttttaaagtaaacaaGAAGCACTTCAGTCAAGACCAGTTTCAGCAGAGGCATTTCGATGAATTAGGCCATCTTGCCAGATCCTTGACAAGGAAATGCATTATTTACATCAAAGAGAAAGCCAGATCCAGGTGTGACTATGATGAAACGTACAGCAAGGAATTGCTGCACATGGTCAATGATCGACTGAAGATGGAAGATGTTGAAAGCCTTCATATGACCCCTTGCTTTGAGGTCGAGTTAAGGCTTCACATCTTGGGGAAAGCAGCCCATGACTTTCAGGCAATGCATGAGCGGTTTATAATGGAAAATGATCCTTACACCCGTTTGCAGAATTTGAAACCCCAGTACTTGTcgacatttaaaaatatttatctaCAAAAAGATGAACATCAAGCCTGGGCAGAACATTTTTGTCAGGTATGCCTCAAACCTGCCGTTGATGAACACATAAACACAATGCTTGGGTTGGAAGTTGTCGAAGATGTTCTTCACAGTGAAGGCTCATTTTCTTATAGCAACCGAACCTTTTTTCAATATACCTTGCTGAAAGAGCTGCTGGAAAAGAGGGATTTTGAAAGCTACCTTGAATATATTAATAACTATGAAGAATTTACCAAAAAGTGGATTGAGAGCCACGTTTCAGATCAGTTTCAGAAATCTCAGAGAATGCGTATTTTGGAAGAACGCATTCTCAGAGCAATAATCACAGAGGTGCATGCATCACTGACAGAAGCAATGGAAGCAGCTACAGATACTATTCCTGCCTTTTTAGAAACTACCTGTGAAAGGCTTGAGAAACATTTGGTAATTTCAAAGGATACATTAAAAGTGGCCTTATTTAAAAACGAAGGAGACGTGGCCCTATTTTGTGATGATGTCCGGACCTTCCTTCCTGTTATTGAAAAGCAAATACTAGATGAATGGAACCATCGTAGTGTAGAGACAAAATTTAAAAATCTTACTATTAAACCTCAGGAGGAGCTATTTAGGAAAGTTTTTGGTTGTGGAAAGCAGTGCCCATTCTGCATGGTTCCATGCGAAGCTGGAGGCCAGGATCACAAGGAACATTTTGCATCCATTCACCGGCCTCAAGGATTATGTCACTACAAATATTCATCAACAAGGAAACTTGTTTATGCTATATGCTCCTCCCTAGTCATTTCCAAAGACGTATTTCAAAACAAAGACACAGGTGAACAATATCACCCCTACAAAGATTATCACAAATATTATCCCGACTGGCGTATCCAACCCGATCCAAGTACTGAAGCGTCAGACTACTGGAAATTCATTTTTAAGGAGTTTTATGAACATTTTGTCAAAGAATATGATGCGAACCCAGGAGATCTTCCAAAAGGATGGGCAGAATTAACTAAGACCCAAGCACTTGCGAGCCTGCAGGAAGTATTTAACATGAAGCAATAA